Sequence from the Streptomyces peucetius genome:
GCGGAAGACGGCCGGCGGCGGTACCGGCGACGGCTTGGCGCTCGCGTCCGAGACGGGCCCCGCCCCGCCCGTGAAGTCGGCCAGCGCCCGCCCGTGTTCGACGCGGCCGGCGAACGGGTCGCCGGCGACCCGGCGGGTGAACTCGGCGACCGGGAGCGCGGTGTCCGACGCCAGCAGCACGGCGTTGCCGAAGCGGCGGCCGCGCAGCACGGTCGGGTCGGCGGCGAGCGCGAGCTCCGGGAAGACGGCGGCGACCGTGGCGATCTGGGCCCGCAGATGCGTGAGCGGCGGCCCGTCGGCGATGTTGGCGGCGTAGCAGCCGCCGGGCTTCATCGCCCTGCGCACCTCTGCGAGGAACTCGGTGCTGGTCAGATGCGCCGGGGTGCGCGCACCGCTGAACACGTCCGCGATCACCAGGTCCGCCCAGCCGTCCGGCACCTTCGCCAGTCCGGCCCGCGCGTCGAGCGACCGCACCCGTATCCGCGCGCCGGGGTCCAGGGGGAGCCGTTCCCGTACGAGTTGGACGAGGGCCGCGTCGAGTTCGACGACCTGCTGGGTGGAGCGGGGGCGGGTGGCGGCGACGTACCGGGCGAGAGTGAAGGCACCGCCGCCGAGGTGCACGACGTGCAGCGGCCGTCCCGCGGGGGCGGCCAGATCCACCGCGTGGCCGAGCCTGCGCTGGTACTCGAAGGACAGGTGGGCCGGGTCGTCGAGATCCACGTGCGACTGCGGGGCGCCGTCGATGAGCAGCGTCCATCCGCGCGGGCGTTCCCGGTCGGGTATCAGCTCCGCGAGCCCGCCGTCCACGGCCGCGACGACGGCCTCGGTGCCACCGCCCCCACGCCGCCTGTTCTTCGCCACGCGTCCATTATCGCCCTGCTCCCGGGGCCCCGCGTCCGCGCGGTCGGGAGCACGGCCGTCACGGCTGCGTCAGCGGCAGTTGTCCGCCGCCTCGATCAGGCGGGCCGCCTCGCCGAGCGCCTCGCGCAGGACCGCCGGGTCGGTGACCGCACCGGCGTCGTCACCGGGCGGCAGCAGCCAGCCGGAGCCGGTGACCGGCGACTCCGGCGGAATGCGCAGGCCGCGGCCCGACGTCTGTGTGCACGCGCTGCCGGGCATGTCCCAGGCGTCGGCGGTGCCCGGCGGAACGAGGAAGCCGAGGGTGTCGCACGCCCCGTCGTGGAGCACCGGGCCGACGGCGGGGGCAGCGGCACGGCGCAGGATGTCGACCGCCTCGAGCCCCTGCCGGGCGGGGACGGTCACCAGGTCGCAGGGCCCCGCGGCCCCTGCGGGGCCCGCCCTCCCCACCACGCCGGGAGCGGGCGGTGCGCTGCTGTCCGGGCTGGGCAGGTGCCCGGCCGTGGTCGAGGGCGTCGCACTGGTCTCCATGCCGACCTCCAACAAGGGGATCCCCTCCTCGCTCGAGTGGAGACACGTGACGCGCCTCCGTACGGTTCAACGCCCGTGCGCGTCAACGGCTACGGCGGCACGCCGCCGCAATGGATGGCAGTTCATGGCAGATCGTCGGCGAGATGTCCTATTTGTTGTCAAAGCCGGTGTGAGCGAGCTCTCACAGCAGGTACGTTCTTGCCCGCCGGAATCCGGCCGCACCAAGAGAGGGCTCGGCCATGGCGTCGTCGTCGAAGGCATCACGGGCAGGCGTTCCCCCCGTACCCAACCTGGCTTTCCGCCGGCTGCGGGGGCACCGCTCGCCCGGCGAGTTCGCGACGGCCGTACGCCGGGCCGCCCGCGAGATCGGTGAGCAGGTGTCCTGCGACGCCCGCTACATCGGCCGGGTCGAGTCCGGCGAGATCCGCTGCCCGAACTACGCGTACGAGCGGGTGTTCCTGCACATGTTCCCCGGCCTCGCGCTGACGGACCTGGGCTTCACGGCCCGGGAACAGGTGCGCGGGCGGGGGGCGCGGAACCGGGCGGGCTCCGGACCCGACCGGCCGACGGGCGGACCGGGAGACCCGGCCGGCCCGAACCACCATCCCTGCTGCCCCTTCCCCATGGGCAGCGGCGCAGACAGCGACGAGGAGAGCGACGTGCTGCGTCGCGCATTCATGACGAGCGGCTCCGCCACGGTGGCGGCCGCGTCCCTGGGACTCGGTCCCGGGTCCGTGCCCGGCCGGCCACGGGTCGGCGAGAGCGAGGTCCGTGCCGTCGAGGAGGCCGTGCGCCGTATCCGGCTCCTCGACGACCGGCACGGCGCCGACGGTCTCTACCGGCAGGCGGCGAAGCCGCTGCGGGCCGCCTACGCGCTGCTCGACGCGGGCACCACGGCCCGCAGATCGACGGAGGAACGGCTGCACACGGGCGCCGGCGAACTCGCCATCTCGGTGGGCTGGCTCGCCCACGACTCCGGCCGGTTCGAGGACGCCCGCTCCCACTACGCCGAGGCGCTGGCGACCGCGCGCGTGGCCGGCGACCCGGGCCTGGAGGCCCATGCGTTCTGCAACACGTCGTTCCTGGCCAGGGACGCGGGCCGGCCAAGGGAGGCCGTACGCACCGCGCAGGCCGGCCAGCGGGCGGCCCGGCAGGTGGCCTCGCCGCGCCTGCTGTCCCTGCTCGCGCTCCGGGAGGCGGGCGGCTGGGCGGGGCTCGGCGACCGGGCGAGCTGCGAGCAGTCGCTGGCACGGGCGCACGCGTACTTCGCGCGGGGCGCGTCGGGGGCGGACCCGGAGTGGATGTCGTTCTTCGCCGAACCCGAACTGGAGGCCCTCCAGGCCCAGTGCTGGTCGGCACTGGGCGAGTGGTCCCGCGCGGCCCGCCACGCGGAACGCGCGGCGACGCTCCAGGACCGGCGTTTCACACGCAACCTCGCGCTCTACCGGGCCGAACTGGCCGCGGACCTGGCACGGGCCGGCGCGCCCGACGAGGCGGCGGTGGCGGGCGAGCAGGTGCTCGACCTGCTGGGCGAGGTCCGGTCGTCACGGATCGAGTCGATGCTGGCGGACACGGCGAAGGTCCTGCTGCCGCACAGCCGGACGCCTGCGGTGGCGTCCTTCCTCCACCGCCGCACGACGCCCCACCCCGCGTGACGCGTCACGCCCCCGAACCGGCACCGCGCGAAGCGCGGTACAGGTCCTGGAGGTCCCCCCACGCCGCCAGGCGTAGGGGGAGGAGCCCGGTTCGGCAAGGGGCGGGTAGGGGAACTGCCCGCCGCAGGCGCCACGCACCCGCACCGCGCCCGCGCCGGCGTCACCCCTCCTGATGCCCCGTGTCGTTCCAGCGCTCGATCGCCGGCTCCCCGTACGCCCACCCCAGCACCGACAGGCTCGTCGGATCGAGCCGGATGCGCGCCCCGAAGGAGACGTCCTCGCCCAGCCAGCGCGCGCCGAGCGAGCGCAGGATGTGGCCGTGGGCGAAGACGAGCACGTCGCGGTCGGCGGAGCGGGCCCACTCGACGACCTCGTCCACGCGGGCCGAGACGTCCGCGAGGCTCTCGCCCCCGGGCACGCCGTCGCGCCACAGCAGCCAGCCGGGCCGGATCGCATGGATCTCGGTCGGGGTCATGCCCTCGTACGCCCCGTAGTCCCATTCCATCAGCGCGTCCCAGGGCCGCGCCCGTTCCCCGAAGCCGGCGAGCTCGCAGGTCTCGCTCGCCCGGACCAGCGGGCTGGTGCGGACCTCGACGCCGTCGAGCCCCGACCACGGCGCGCGGTGCAGCCGCTCACCCAGCAGCTTCGCGCCGCGCCGGCCCTCTTCGAGCAGGGGGATGTCCGTCCTGCCGGTGTGTTTGCCGAGCAGTGACCATTCGGTCTGGCCGTGCCGGGCGAGCAGGATCCGCGGTGCCATGGGTGGCTCTCCTGAAGTTCACGATCGGATGTCGTTCCATCATCCCGCACGTGAATCACAGGCAACCTCCGGGACGATCGCGGCGTCCCCTTTCAGGTACGCGTGATCGCGCCCGCAGGTCGTCGCCGCCGCCGACGAGCCGGACGCGGACCGAGCCCCGGACCGAGACGGAGACCGACGGATGCCGCAGACCGCACCTCGCCACCGGCCCCGCTGGTGGACCGAGCTGCTGCTGATCGCCGTCGTCTACGCCGCGTACTCGGGCGGCCGGCTCCTCGCGCGCGGCGACGTCTCGACGGCGGTCGGCCACGGCCTCGCGATACTCCGGGCCGAGAAGGCACTCCTGCTCAACGCGGAACATCCGCTGAACCGTCTCTTCACCGATGTCCCCGCCCTCGGCATACCGGCCGACTTCGTCTACGCCTCCCTGCACTACCTGGTCACCCCGGCCGTGCTGGTGTGGCTCTTCCGCCGCCGCCCGGTCCACTACCGCGCGGCCCGCACCTGGCTGATGGTCTCCACTCTCCTCGGACTGGTGGGCTTCACGCTGATGCCGACCTGTCCGCCACGGCTCCTGGACGCCGGTCACGGCTTCGTCGACACGATGGCGCAGTACAGCTCGTACGGCTGGTGGGGCACGGAGGCGAGCGCGCCGCGCGGCCTCGGCGGGATGACGAACCAGTACGCGGCGATGCCGAGCCTGCACGTCGGCTGGGCCCTGTGGTGCGGTGTGATGCTGTGGCGGCACGGCCGTACACCGCTGCTGCGGGCGCTCGCCGTCGCCTACCCGCTACTCACCACGGTCGTGGTCATGGGTACCGCGAACCACTACTTCCTCGACGCGGTCGCCGGCGCGGCCGTCATGGGTGCCGGCGCGCTGCTGACCGGGCCCGCGACGCGGCTCGCCGACCTGGTGCGCGGCCGGTTCGGGTTCGCCGTGACCGCCTCGGCATCCACCGTTGTCGGTGGCGGATGCGAGACTTCCGCGGGTGAGCGAATCCCTGGGCAGCGGACCCCCTCCGCAGGCGCCGACGACAGCACTCCGGCAGCGGCTCGCTGAGCTGCGCGGTCCTGCCGCGCAGCCCCATCCGCTCGATGCCCGCGCCCTGGCGGCACTCGCCGCCAACCCGGGGTGCGAGCGCCGCGCGCTGCTGGACGGCGCCGGGGTGGACAAGGCGGCGCTGGCCTCGGCGCTCGGTTCGCCGGGGACGTTCGGGCAGTCGCAGTTCGCGTTCGTGCGGGGCAACGCCTTCGAGGCGAAGGTCAAGGCGGACGGCGGCAAGGAACTGCTGCGTCTGCTCGGCCTGGACGACCCGGCCGGTGCACTGGTGCCGGACCTGGCGGCCGCCGGGCCCGAGGGCCGCGCGGCGCGTACGACGCTGGCGCTGCGCGAAGCGACGGCGGCCGGGGCGTGGACGCTGCTCGACCATCCGCTGCTAGCCCTGGACGTGGCGGGCTCCCCCGCGTATCTGGAGCCGGACGCGGTGGTCGTGGGCCCCGACGGCCGGTGGACGGTCGTGGAGATCAAGTCGTTCCCGATGATCGACGCGTCGGCGGACGCGTCGAAGGTCGGCGCCGCCGCCCGCCAGGCCGCGGTGTACGTCCTGGCCCTGGAGCGGGTCGCCGCCGTCACGGACGACGCGCGGGTCGCGCACAGCATCCTGCTGGTCTGCCCCAAGGACTTCTCCAACCTGCCGACCGCGTCCGTCGTGGACGTGCGCAAGCAGCTCTCCGTGACCCGCCGTCAGCTGGCCAGGCTGACCCGCGTCGAGGACATCGCGGCCGCGCTGCCCGAGGGGGTCACCTTCGACCTCGAGGCGTGCTCGGCCGACGAGCTGACGGCCGCGGTCGAGTCGGTCCCGCACGCGTACGCACCCGAGTGCCTGGCCGCCTGCGAGCTGGCGTTCCACTGCCGCGACCGGGCCCGGCAGGCCGGTGCGGTGGAAACGCTGGGCCGGTCGGTCCGCGGGGAGCTGGGCGGGCTGACGACGGTGGGCGGCGTGCTGGCGGCCGCGCGCGGCGAGGCGGGCGACCCGGCCGATCCGGCGGTGGCCGCGCTCCGGCGGGCCGCGGCGCTGCGGGCGGAGGCGCTCGCGGAGGCGCCGGCGGCCAGGGCCGGGGCGCAGGAGGCGGGCGTATGTCGCTGATCGCCACGCTCGCCCGGCTGGAGGCCGTCGAGACGGGCCGCGCCCAGCCGCTGGCGACGGTCCGCCACCGGCGCGTGTCCGAGCGCCCGATGGTGTTCGTGCCGCTGACCACCGCGGGCGAGGCCGGAGCGCCGCTCGGGGCACTGGTGGGGACGGACTCCCGGGAGCCGCGGCTGCTGGTCGTGGCGCAGCCGCGCGACCGTGACCTGCGTTCGGCGTTCCTCGCCGAGCTGGCCGACGTGGTCCTGCCGTATCTGGACGCGTTCGGGGACGACGTCGAGCTCGTCGAGCGCAAGGAGACCGACGCGGAGACCGGGAAGAAGGTCACCGTCGAGGCCGAACTGTGCGCGGACGCTCCGCAGCTGGTCGTGCCGAGCCGCGCGGGCGTGGAGTTCGTCCGGCTGCTGGGCCGCTCGATGCGGTTCAGGCGCACGGCCGAGCAGGACCCTGACACCCCGTATCCGGCGCCGCCGCGGGTTCCGCTGCTGGGCCGCTGGCTGACCCACTACGGCGAGCGCGCCCGCGTTCCCGGCGCCTCGCTGCTGCTCGCCGCGACAGACCTGCTGAACCGCCACTGGGCGACCGGCCAGTCCTCGCTGGAGGACCAGCATCTGGGCGCGCTGCTCGCCTGGATCGACGTACCCGAGGGCGGGACCGGTGCCGAGGCGGCGCTGCGGGCCGAGCTGGGCCGCGACCGGGAAGGCCTG
This genomic interval carries:
- a CDS encoding spermidine synthase: MAKNRRRGGGGTEAVVAAVDGGLAELIPDRERPRGWTLLIDGAPQSHVDLDDPAHLSFEYQRRLGHAVDLAAPAGRPLHVVHLGGGAFTLARYVAATRPRSTQQVVELDAALVQLVRERLPLDPGARIRVRSLDARAGLAKVPDGWADLVIADVFSGARTPAHLTSTEFLAEVRRAMKPGGCYAANIADGPPLTHLRAQIATVAAVFPELALAADPTVLRGRRFGNAVLLASDTALPVAEFTRRVAGDPFAGRVEHGRALADFTGGAGPVSDASAKPSPVPPPAVFR
- a CDS encoding tetratricopeptide repeat protein gives rise to the protein MASSSKASRAGVPPVPNLAFRRLRGHRSPGEFATAVRRAAREIGEQVSCDARYIGRVESGEIRCPNYAYERVFLHMFPGLALTDLGFTAREQVRGRGARNRAGSGPDRPTGGPGDPAGPNHHPCCPFPMGSGADSDEESDVLRRAFMTSGSATVAAASLGLGPGSVPGRPRVGESEVRAVEEAVRRIRLLDDRHGADGLYRQAAKPLRAAYALLDAGTTARRSTEERLHTGAGELAISVGWLAHDSGRFEDARSHYAEALATARVAGDPGLEAHAFCNTSFLARDAGRPREAVRTAQAGQRAARQVASPRLLSLLALREAGGWAGLGDRASCEQSLARAHAYFARGASGADPEWMSFFAEPELEALQAQCWSALGEWSRAARHAERAATLQDRRFTRNLALYRAELAADLARAGAPDEAAVAGEQVLDLLGEVRSSRIESMLADTAKVLLPHSRTPAVASFLHRRTTPHPA
- a CDS encoding histidine phosphatase family protein, translating into MAPRILLARHGQTEWSLLGKHTGRTDIPLLEEGRRGAKLLGERLHRAPWSGLDGVEVRTSPLVRASETCELAGFGERARPWDALMEWDYGAYEGMTPTEIHAIRPGWLLWRDGVPGGESLADVSARVDEVVEWARSADRDVLVFAHGHILRSLGARWLGEDVSFGARIRLDPTSLSVLGWAYGEPAIERWNDTGHQEG
- a CDS encoding phosphatase PAP2 family protein; the protein is MPQTAPRHRPRWWTELLLIAVVYAAYSGGRLLARGDVSTAVGHGLAILRAEKALLLNAEHPLNRLFTDVPALGIPADFVYASLHYLVTPAVLVWLFRRRPVHYRAARTWLMVSTLLGLVGFTLMPTCPPRLLDAGHGFVDTMAQYSSYGWWGTEASAPRGLGGMTNQYAAMPSLHVGWALWCGVMLWRHGRTPLLRALAVAYPLLTTVVVMGTANHYFLDAVAGAAVMGAGALLTGPATRLADLVRGRFGFAVTASASTVVGGGCETSAGERIPGQRTPSAGADDSTPAAAR